The following are from one region of the Nerophis ophidion isolate RoL-2023_Sa linkage group LG20, RoL_Noph_v1.0, whole genome shotgun sequence genome:
- the prdx2 gene encoding peroxiredoxin-2: MSAGNAQIGKPAPGFKATAVVNGQFKDIQLSDYKGKYVIFFFYPLDFTFVCPTEIVAFSDRAEEFQKIGCEVIGCSVDSHFSHLAWINTPRKQGGLGKMKIPLVADLTKSISRDYGVLKEDDGVSYRGLFVIDGKGILRQITINDLPVGRSVDETLRLVQAFQHTDKHGEVCPAGWKPGSDTIIPDVEKSKNFFAKQ, from the exons ATGTCAGCTGGAAATGCTCAGATCGGCAAGCCTGCCCCAGGTTTTAAAGCAACAGCTGTAGTGAATGGACAGTTTAAGGACATCCAGCTGTCTGACTACAAAG GGAAGTATGTGATCTTCTTTTTTTACCCTCTGGACTTCACATTTGTCTGCCCCACTGAGATCGTGGCGTTTAGCGACAGAGCTGAGGAGTTCCAAAAAATCGGCTGCGAGGTGATTGGCTGCTCCGTCGACTCTCACTTCAGTCACCTGGCCTG gaTCAATACACCTCGGAAACAGGGAGGTCTGGGTAAGATGAAAATCCCCCTGGTGGCAGACCTGACAAAGAGCATCTCCAGAGACTACGGCGTGCTGAAGGAGGATGACGGCGTCTCATACAG GGGTCTGTTCGTGATTGACGGCAAAGGCATTCTAAGGCAGATCACCATCAATGACTTGCCTGTGGGCCGCTCCGTGGATGAAACCCTGCGTCTGGTCCAGGCCTTCCAGCACACAGACAAACATGGCGAAG TGTGCCCTGCAGGCTGGAAACCAGGCAGCGACACCATCATTCCTGACgttgaaaaaagtaaaaatttcttCGCCAAGCAGTAA